The following are encoded in a window of Oncorhynchus kisutch isolate 150728-3 unplaced genomic scaffold, Okis_V2 scaffold635, whole genome shotgun sequence genomic DNA:
- the LOC109885146 gene encoding 4-hydroxyphenylpyruvate dioxygenase-like protein: MAASLSRLHHISLHVTNVDKIAYELVSKFKFNLFVARLTEKSKQLAFRKGAAVFVVNERPLNGVTLSSKRGISPSESEPGWTNNIQTGIKNDKDPKCLYDVNPHYSVDTASNVCFEVENVERSFKSLRNLGCDFLVPPTEVCDEKGIVTYSVVKSIVGNVNHTLIDTSKYKGSFLPGFQEVENVTENGTPVSKSTESSCPVTHFDHITYACPRRCTPQVMSWYERHFGFQRFFIDSNEDVDEGYVLNTEGIGLRLTAMEYWKCSQTGIKLPFTDDKQPDCKFVIAESLPDQGRNQVDTFLEQHGGPGIQHIGLYTQDIVSTAQTMGQAGVHFFSPPPAYYTEVGKQQEMEDAGYDPQMLSQHSILLDTDLRQVQTDPSCQTTDTQKKRYLLQVFTKPIFSEDTFFLELIERRGASGFGEGNIQALWRSVQAYMDTERAETEAQGENTIHRT; the protein is encoded by the exons ATGGCAGCCTCCTTGAGCCGGTTGCACCACATTTCACTTCACGTTACAAACGTGGATAAAATAGCGTATGAACTTGTTTCTAAATTTAAGTTTAATTTATTTGTTGCGAGGTTGACGGAGAAGTCAAAACAGTTGGCTTTCAGGAAAGGAGCGGCAGTTTTCGTCGTCAATGAAAGACCATTGAATGGAGTAACACTATCGAGCAAGAGAGGGATTTCTCCTTCAGAATCGGAACCGGGATGGACGAACAACATTCAAACCGGGATAAAGAACGACAAGGATCCGAAATGTCTCTACGATGTCAACCCACACTATTCCGTCGATACCGCGTCTAACGTCTGTTTCGAAGTAGAAAACGTGGAAAGGTCATTCAAGTCCCTTCGCAACCTTGGCTGCGATTTCTTGGTGCCTCCGACAGAGGTGTGTGACGAGAAAGGGATTGTCACCTATTCAGTCGTCAAATCAATCGTGGGAAATGTCAACCACACGCTCATTGACACGAGTAAATACAAGGGGAGTTTCTTACCCGGGTTTCAGGAGGTTGAAAACGTGACGGAAAACGGCACACCGGTGTCTAAGAGTACGGAGTCTTCTTGTCCAGTCACTCATTTTGATCACATCACCTATGCTTGTCCGAGACGGTGCACACCGCAAGTGATGAGCTGGTATGAGAGGCACTTTGGCTTTCAGAGGTTCTTCATTGACAG TAATGAGGATGTGGATGAGGGCTATGTTCTGAACACGGAGGGCATTGGACTGCGTCTCACAGCCATGGAGTACTGGAAATGCAGCCAAACCGGAATCAAGCTTCCCTTCACAGATGACAAACAACCGGACTGCAAGTTTGTCATTGCAGAGTCGCTGCCTGACCAAG GCAGGAACCAGGTGGACACCTTTCTGGAGCAGCACGGAGGCCCAGGGATCCAGCACATTGGATTGTACACACAGGACATAGTGTCCACAGCACAGACCATGGGCCAGGCAGGAGTccacttcttctctcctcctcctgcctacTACACGGAG GTGGGTAAGCAGCAGGAGATGGAGGACGCAGGTTACGACCCCCAGATGCTGTCTCAGCACAGCATCCTCCTGGACACAGACCTGCGCCAGGTCCAGACTGACCCTTCCTGTCAGACTACGGACACGCAGAAGAAAAG ATACCTGCTCCAGGTGTTCACCAAGCCCATCTTCTCAGAGGACACCTTCTTCCTGGAGCTAATCGAGAGGAGAGGTGCGTCAGGGTTCGGAGAGGGGAACATCCAAGCCCTGTGGAGGTCTGTCCAGGCATACATGGACACAGAGAGGGCAGAGACTGAGGCACAAGGAGAGAACACGATTCACAGAACATAA